In Hoplias malabaricus isolate fHopMal1 chromosome 6, fHopMal1.hap1, whole genome shotgun sequence, a single window of DNA contains:
- the LOC136699827 gene encoding zinc finger protein 883-like, translating into MAELETECMSLGLNALASDSEALGGDCSPPTLTMLSTSGCSTPTLSTLTSDIAEPMAMLPCIKAEPDLDSIRTVDLSEIQPLSTAELGSEQIKMEISGLDYIKSERHGDLRSFHGAELDSFKSHYEPSLVFDYITHVPDSLEYIKSEQHADLQCYYATELASLKPEYEPNLMSSHLKSEMNGLESIHMAELRTELNKLRPDEGMVKMDPEFQVAHLYELQSAEAGKGHHAGTKSHSRKPRNLMGEKPFSCTQCGKNFSTLGNLKTHQRIHTGERPYTCSQCGKSFGQAGNLKRHQLIHTGQKPYTCAHCPKGFTKADDLRSHQRLHTGEKPFACTECGKSFCQSKELKAHQLSHTGERPFCCSHCGKTFAKEMSFRNHQQVHTGEKPFNCGHCGKSFSNSGVLKTHEKIHTGERPFGCTQCGKSFGRLGHLKAHQQIHTGERPYACQHCGKSFSQSGHLKAHEQIHKREKPDLSSGSSRSNDSS; encoded by the coding sequence ATGGCCGAGCTGGAGACAGAGTGCATGTCGCTGGGACTCAACGCCCTGGCGTCCGATAGCGAAGCTCTGGGCGGGGACTGCAGCCCCCCCACGCTGACCATGCTGTCGACCTCAGGCTGCAGCACGCCCACCCTCAGCACACTCACCTCAGACATCGCCGAGCCCATGGCCATGCTGCCCTGCATCAAGGCTGAGCCGGACCTGGACTCCATCCGCACCGTGGACCTCTCAGAGATCCAGCCACTGAGCACGGCTGAGCTGGGCTCTGAGCAGATCAAGATGGAGATCAGCGGCCTGGACTACATCAAGTCTGAGCGGCACGGTGACCTGCGCTCCTTCCACGGCGCGGAGCTGGACTCCTTCAAGTCTCATTACGAACCCAGCCTCGTATTCGACTACATCACCCACGTACCCGACAGCCTGGAGTACATCAAATCGGAGCAGCACGCCGACCTTCAGTGTTACTACGCCACAGAGCTGGCGTCCCTCAAACCAGAGTATGAACCAAACCTCATGTCCAGCCACCTCAAGTCAGAGATGAATGGCCTAGAGTCCATCCACATGGCGGAACTGCGCACTGAGCTCAACAAGCTGCGCCCAGACGAAGGCATGGTCAAGATGGACCCCGAGTTCCAGGTGGCACACCTGTACGAGCTGCAGTCGGCCGAGGCGGGCAAGGGCCACCACGCCGGCACAAAATCGCACTCTCGCAAACCTCGCAACCTCATGGGAGAGAAGCCCTTCTCCTGCACTCAGTGCGGCAAAAACTTCAGCACTTTGGGCAACCTGAAAACTCACCAGCGAATCCACACCGGAGAGAGGCCTTACACCTGCTCGCAGTGCGGCAAGAGCTTCGGCCAGGCAGGCAACCTGAAGAGGCACCAGCTCATCCACACGGGGCAGAAGCCCTACACCTGTGCCCACTGCCCCAAAGGCTTCACCAAGGCGGACGACCTCCGCTCGCACCAGAGGCTCCACACGGGCGAGAAGCCCTTCGCCTGCACCGAGTGCGGCAAGAGCTTCTGCCAGTCAAAGGAACTGAAAGCCCACCAGCTGAGCCACACCGGGGAAAGGCCCTTCTGCTGCTCGCACTGCGGCAAGACCTTCGCCAAGGAGATGAGCTTCCGCAACCACCAGCAAGTCCACACGGGCGAGAAGCCCTTCAACTGCGGCCATTGCGGCAAGAGCTTCAGCAACTCTGGAGTCCTTAAAACGCACGAGAAGATCCACACTGGTGAGAGACCTTTCGGCTGCACGCAGTGCGGCAAGAGCTTTGGCCGCTTGGGACACCTTAAAGCACACCAGCAGATCCACACGGGCGAGAGACCCTACGCCTGCCAGCACTGCGGCAAGAGCTTCAGCCAGTCGGGCCACCTTAAAGCACACGAGCAGATCCATAAACGAGAGAAACCCGACCTCAGCAGCGGCAGTAGCCGCAGTAACGACAGTAGCTAA